In Rattus norvegicus strain BN/NHsdMcwi chromosome 3, GRCr8, whole genome shotgun sequence, a genomic segment contains:
- the Elobl8 gene encoding elongin-B-like, protein MGMDVFLITQHKKTTILTEGKELSMVLELKHIVEGIVKRPPDEQLLIKNNQLPDEMKTLWDCDYASQVAKSQAPTLGQAFRTDNAFESLHI, encoded by the coding sequence ATGGGGATGGATGTGTTTCTCATAACCCAGCACAAGAAGACCACCATCCTCACTGAGGGCAAGGAGTTGAGCATGGTCTTGGAGCTCAAGCACATTGTTGAGGGCATCGTGAAGAGGCCTCCTGATGAGCAGCTGTTGATCAAGAACAACCAGCTCCCTGATGAGATGAAGACTCTGTGGGACTGTGACTACGCTAGCCAGGTAGCAAAGTCACAGGCCCCCACATTGGGCCAGGCCTTCAGAACAGACAATGCTTTTGAAAGCCTGCATATCTAA